A portion of the Mycobacterium paraseoulense genome contains these proteins:
- a CDS encoding enoyl-CoA hydratase/isomerase family protein, whose translation MRDMSEQASGIVAAVGEDAVLRITIDRADVGNSLSPLAREALTDAFILANDGPDVRAVLLSATGDRHFCAGAGLASQAANAAAQPKSLSDKRPGDIARMLQQGWQRLIAAILDCDKPVVAAVNGTAAGAGTSLVLASDLVVMSAQAKLVEAFVHRGILPDSGAIHLLTRIVGLRKATELLMLGEPVDAATCEKLGLVNRVTAPEDTRAVAEELAVRLAAGPTVMLALTKRLLSVSSESDRHRAFEQEAWAQEVVSHTADLQEGLASFAERREPKFFGR comes from the coding sequence ATGAGGGATATGAGCGAGCAAGCATCAGGCATCGTGGCAGCCGTCGGTGAGGACGCGGTATTGCGAATCACCATCGACCGCGCTGATGTCGGAAATTCGTTGTCGCCCTTGGCCCGCGAGGCGCTCACCGATGCATTCATCCTGGCCAACGACGGACCTGACGTCCGCGCCGTGCTGTTGAGCGCAACCGGTGATCGCCACTTCTGTGCAGGCGCGGGCTTGGCCTCGCAGGCGGCGAACGCTGCCGCCCAACCAAAATCCCTCTCCGACAAGCGCCCCGGCGATATCGCTCGCATGCTCCAGCAAGGCTGGCAGCGATTGATTGCGGCGATATTGGATTGCGACAAACCCGTGGTGGCCGCTGTCAACGGTACGGCGGCGGGCGCCGGCACCAGCTTGGTGCTGGCATCCGATCTGGTGGTGATGTCGGCGCAGGCCAAGCTCGTGGAGGCGTTTGTGCACCGCGGGATCCTGCCCGATTCGGGGGCCATCCACCTGTTGACGAGAATCGTGGGCCTGCGCAAGGCCACGGAACTCCTGATGCTCGGCGAGCCGGTCGACGCTGCCACCTGCGAGAAGCTCGGGCTGGTCAATCGCGTGACCGCACCCGAAGACACCCGGGCGGTCGCCGAGGAGCTCGCGGTACGGCTGGCCGCGGGCCCTACCGTGATGCTGGCGCTGACGAAACGGTTGTTGTCGGTGTCGTCGGAGTCGGATCGACACCGCGCATTCGAGCAGGAGGCCTGGGCGCAGGAGGTGGTGTCGCACACTGCCGACCTCCAAGAGGGCCTCGCCTCGTTCGCGGAACGTCGTGAGCCCAAGTTTTTCGGTCGCTGA
- a CDS encoding hotdog family protein: MPETGQITDEGLARLRATIGIAVPHTQPPHYFRPNEDCFRHVAESYGDANPLWTDPEYAAKSVWGESIAPPALVGGDTLIGEDEVTTLSEQDRALTKGDPLRGVHAFYASSSREWWAPLRANHRVFRRNALVAALDKSSEFADRAVHEWSAQVFRDDEDVILGAQYRNMIRTERSKARGRKKYEAVELKSWTPDEIAELDERYARETARGAEPRWWEDVSEGDDIGTLTKGPLTVTDMVCWHVGMGTGMYGVRPLRLAWRNRQRIPRFYTPNEYGVPDAQQRVHWEPEAARNAGNPTTFDYGRMRETWLIHLCTDWMGDDGWLWKLACEFRLFNYVGDLHTVTGTVVRKYLADDDRPAVDLELAATNHRGQITAPGTATILLPSREHGPVRLPDPPGRATNLADLLAAVAARFDET, translated from the coding sequence ATGCCGGAAACCGGTCAGATTACCGACGAGGGGTTGGCCCGGTTGCGTGCCACCATCGGCATCGCGGTTCCGCACACTCAGCCGCCGCACTACTTCAGACCCAATGAAGACTGCTTCCGCCACGTGGCGGAGAGCTACGGCGACGCCAACCCGCTGTGGACCGACCCGGAGTACGCCGCCAAATCCGTGTGGGGCGAGTCGATCGCGCCGCCCGCGCTCGTCGGGGGCGACACCCTGATAGGCGAGGACGAGGTGACCACGCTCTCCGAGCAAGACCGCGCGCTGACCAAGGGTGACCCGCTGCGCGGCGTCCACGCCTTCTACGCATCCTCGTCGCGCGAGTGGTGGGCGCCGCTGCGTGCCAATCATCGCGTCTTCCGGCGCAACGCTCTGGTCGCCGCGCTCGACAAGAGCAGCGAATTCGCCGATCGGGCCGTCCACGAGTGGTCGGCACAGGTGTTCCGAGACGACGAAGACGTCATCTTGGGCGCGCAGTACCGCAACATGATCCGCACCGAGCGCAGCAAGGCGCGCGGCCGCAAGAAGTACGAGGCCGTCGAACTGAAGTCGTGGACGCCGGACGAGATCGCCGAATTGGACGAGAGATACGCGCGCGAAACAGCGCGTGGCGCCGAACCGCGGTGGTGGGAGGACGTCTCCGAGGGTGACGACATCGGCACCTTGACCAAAGGCCCGCTGACGGTCACCGACATGGTCTGTTGGCATGTGGGGATGGGGACAGGGATGTACGGGGTGCGGCCCCTGCGGCTGGCCTGGCGGAATCGACAGCGCATTCCCCGTTTCTACACGCCCAACGAATACGGCGTGCCGGATGCGCAGCAGCGCGTGCACTGGGAACCGGAGGCAGCCCGCAATGCGGGTAACCCCACCACCTTCGACTACGGCCGGATGCGCGAGACGTGGCTTATCCACCTGTGCACCGACTGGATGGGTGACGACGGCTGGCTGTGGAAGCTCGCCTGCGAATTCCGGCTCTTCAACTACGTCGGCGATCTGCATACCGTCACGGGGACGGTGGTCCGCAAGTATCTCGCCGACGACGATCGTCCGGCCGTCGATCTCGAGCTGGCGGCGACGAATCATCGTGGCCAGATCACGGCGCCGGGCACCGCCACGATTCTGCTCCCCAGCCGCGAACACGGCCCCGTCCGACTACCGGATCCGCCTGGGCGGGCGACCAACCTCGCAGACCTGCTCGCCGCCGTGGCGGCACGATTCGACGAAACCTGA
- a CDS encoding SDR family oxidoreductase, which produces MTTPHVIGRSDAISWAIAASLKSVVHNLDEPTQPNTDHVVIVIGVDPALEPTHVSTLSAPDWDRFAERPMRHALAALQRSYSSMRDKGGGRIVLVLPSIGMTGAPYLVPYATALEGIRAMAKSAARQWASQNLFVNMIAAPLRLFAPRLSASASHVTAAALQDDDSLVESIVETTRFLLKPEVTGLVGETVIVDGGAVMLP; this is translated from the coding sequence ATGACAACTCCGCACGTCATCGGGCGCAGCGATGCCATCTCGTGGGCGATCGCAGCAAGTCTCAAATCGGTCGTCCACAACCTCGACGAACCGACTCAGCCGAACACGGACCACGTGGTCATAGTGATCGGCGTCGATCCGGCCCTCGAGCCGACGCACGTCAGCACGTTGAGTGCGCCGGACTGGGACCGATTCGCCGAACGACCGATGCGACACGCGCTCGCCGCCTTGCAACGGTCATACTCCTCGATGCGCGACAAAGGTGGAGGACGAATCGTGCTGGTGCTGCCATCGATCGGGATGACGGGAGCGCCGTATCTCGTCCCGTACGCCACCGCGCTCGAGGGAATCCGCGCGATGGCCAAATCCGCCGCCCGCCAATGGGCTTCTCAAAACCTCTTCGTCAACATGATTGCCGCCCCGCTCCGTCTTTTCGCGCCGCGGCTGAGCGCGTCAGCCAGCCATGTGACCGCGGCTGCGCTTCAGGACGATGACTCACTCGTCGAATCGATCGTCGAGACGACACGATTCCTACTCAAGCCCGAGGTCACGGGGCTGGTCGGCGAAACCGTCATCGTCGACGGCGGAGCCGTGATGCTCCCATGA
- a CDS encoding enoyl-CoA hydratase/isomerase family protein, with amino-acid sequence MSTYQRLVVEKSEGIGWLILNRPDAGNAFDALMLDELETAWGELDADPGVRVIVNAANGKAFCTGMDVVQVARDKAAMRRHSRRTRDAELKISSWHCGVWKPVIAAVNGVCAGGGLHLVADADIVIAAEQASFVDPHVSLGQAVAYEAITLLRKSPMEAITRMALSGRGEHISAQRAYELGILSEVVAADQLRAAARRLATAIAGNSPTALRATKKALWHSLEVGMSQAREDAANEIWRLRNHPDHAEGARAWREKRTPRWQAPPDAVEAS; translated from the coding sequence GTGAGCACCTACCAGCGGTTGGTCGTGGAGAAGTCCGAGGGTATCGGCTGGCTGATCCTGAACCGGCCGGACGCGGGCAACGCCTTCGACGCGTTGATGCTCGACGAACTCGAGACCGCCTGGGGCGAACTCGACGCCGATCCCGGTGTCCGGGTGATCGTCAACGCGGCCAACGGTAAGGCCTTCTGCACGGGCATGGACGTGGTGCAGGTGGCGCGCGACAAAGCGGCGATGCGCCGCCACTCACGGCGAACCCGGGACGCGGAGCTGAAGATTTCGTCCTGGCATTGCGGGGTATGGAAGCCGGTGATCGCGGCCGTGAACGGGGTTTGCGCGGGCGGTGGCCTGCACCTGGTGGCCGACGCCGACATCGTCATCGCGGCCGAACAGGCCTCCTTCGTCGACCCGCACGTGTCGCTCGGCCAGGCCGTCGCCTACGAGGCGATCACGCTGCTTCGCAAGTCCCCGATGGAGGCAATCACCCGAATGGCGTTGAGCGGCAGGGGCGAACACATCTCGGCGCAACGCGCCTACGAGTTGGGCATCTTGTCCGAGGTGGTAGCCGCCGATCAGCTTCGCGCCGCGGCGCGACGGCTCGCCACCGCGATCGCCGGAAATTCGCCGACCGCGTTGCGCGCCACCAAGAAGGCGCTGTGGCACTCTCTGGAGGTCGGCATGTCACAAGCGCGCGAGGATGCCGCGAACGAGATCTGGCGGCTGCGCAATCACCCCGATCACGCCGAGGGTGCCAGGGCGTGGCGCGAGAAGCGCACGCCGCGGTGGCAAGCACCGCCGGATGCCGTGGAGGCTTCATGA
- a CDS encoding enoyl-CoA hydratase/isomerase family protein — protein MTYQRLVVERRGPVGWIINNRPDRLNAYDVVMRGEFPKAWSELNADPDVRVIVHTGNGRAFQVGADVEELDGEAVLQFQETMRTLDLKLTAWHCNVEKPVITAVNGVCAGGGLHWVADADVVIASSDASFVDPHVSIGQVSALETIALMRKMPAEAVLRMALVGSHERLTADRAYQLGMISQVVDPPEKLREVAQELAEKIARNSPAAMRATKRALWGALEYGLTDACRAGAKHLTSMWGHPDQNEGPLAFADKRTPNWAPLEADS, from the coding sequence ATGACATACCAGAGGCTGGTCGTCGAGCGGCGCGGCCCGGTGGGCTGGATCATCAACAACCGCCCCGACCGGCTCAACGCGTATGACGTGGTGATGCGTGGGGAATTCCCGAAAGCGTGGTCGGAATTGAATGCCGACCCCGACGTTCGCGTCATCGTGCACACCGGCAACGGGCGAGCATTCCAGGTGGGGGCCGACGTCGAGGAGCTCGACGGCGAGGCCGTGCTGCAGTTTCAGGAGACCATGCGCACGTTGGACCTCAAGCTGACGGCCTGGCACTGCAACGTCGAGAAGCCGGTCATCACGGCCGTCAACGGGGTGTGCGCCGGCGGCGGGTTGCACTGGGTGGCCGACGCCGACGTCGTCATCGCGTCATCGGACGCGAGCTTCGTCGACCCGCACGTCTCGATCGGCCAGGTCAGCGCTTTGGAAACCATCGCGCTGATGCGCAAGATGCCGGCCGAGGCGGTGCTGCGGATGGCGTTGGTGGGCAGCCATGAACGGCTCACCGCCGATCGTGCGTACCAGCTCGGCATGATCAGCCAGGTCGTGGATCCGCCCGAGAAGCTGCGCGAGGTCGCCCAGGAGCTGGCCGAGAAGATCGCCAGAAACTCGCCCGCGGCGATGCGCGCCACCAAGCGTGCGCTGTGGGGCGCACTCGAATACGGCCTGACGGATGCGTGCCGCGCCGGCGCCAAGCACCTGACGTCGATGTGGGGGCACCCCGACCAGAACGAGGGCCCCCTTGCCTTCGCGGACAAGCGAACCCCGAATTGGGCACCGTTGGAGGCCGATTCGTGA
- a CDS encoding enoyl-CoA hydratase/isomerase family protein, with protein sequence MIYDSVPGLAAEQHGAVLQLRLDREDRRNAVNDIMLDAMIAHFAAAGVDESVRVIRIDAAGGDFCAGSDLIANNTRSERKPRVGSTQRRLPNKANRLIPLMLETQVPIVSVVRGWAAGLGFHIAMASDFCVAAEDARFWEPFMARGFTPDSGAAWLLPRLIGLVRTRQLLMLGKEITGTTAAEWNIIHAAAAVDELDAVADELTAALGDAPTVALGLTKWLLHSGNGLDLDRHLQNEAMALELSSRSEDFKEGLAAFRDRREAKFQGR encoded by the coding sequence ATGATTTACGACAGCGTGCCTGGTCTCGCGGCAGAACAACACGGTGCGGTCTTGCAATTGAGGTTGGACCGCGAGGATCGCCGCAACGCAGTCAACGACATCATGCTCGACGCGATGATCGCGCATTTCGCCGCCGCGGGTGTCGACGAGTCCGTCCGCGTCATCAGGATCGACGCCGCGGGAGGAGACTTCTGCGCCGGGTCCGACCTGATCGCCAACAACACCCGCTCCGAGCGGAAGCCCAGGGTGGGCAGCACACAGCGACGGCTGCCCAACAAAGCGAACCGGTTGATCCCGTTGATGCTCGAGACTCAGGTACCCATCGTGTCCGTGGTGCGGGGCTGGGCCGCCGGGCTCGGATTCCACATCGCAATGGCCTCCGACTTCTGTGTCGCCGCCGAGGATGCGCGGTTCTGGGAACCTTTCATGGCGCGCGGTTTCACCCCCGACAGCGGCGCGGCCTGGCTGCTGCCGCGACTGATCGGCCTGGTCCGCACCCGGCAGCTGCTGATGCTGGGCAAGGAGATCACCGGAACCACCGCTGCCGAGTGGAACATCATCCACGCCGCCGCCGCAGTCGACGAATTGGACGCCGTGGCAGACGAACTGACTGCCGCCCTTGGCGATGCGCCTACGGTGGCGCTGGGCCTCACCAAGTGGCTGCTGCACAGCGGTAACGGGCTCGACCTGGACCGTCACCTGCAGAACGAGGCGATGGCGCTCGAACTATCCAGCCGTAGTGAGGATTTCAAAGAAGGATTGGCGGCCTTCCGCGACCGACGCGAAGCAAAGTTCCAAGGGCGCTAG
- a CDS encoding class I adenylate-forming enzyme family protein, giving the protein MSLVDLLDGLPDVAVHLVDGEVSRDELVASSDQLGALLTGIGLATGQVAAAMLPNDATTIAALFGTWRAGGVYTPLNPRAADVEVVAQLKTLRPVAVITTPELAPRFSMFEIPVVTGDALAWATAARRDLPAHPRSYDDDVALLQFTSGTTGPPKPVPLRHTTVLDLIDRLLAKLRGTKATTDAPKRPPMPNLVPLSLSLWAGIYQVLFAFRAGSGVVLMERFSPSDFAALVRRHRLRSTVLPPAALTMVLHDDSVTDLSPLKIVRSITAPLSPVQAARFRDKFGVIVLNSYGQTELGGEVVGWSAADAREWGETKLGSVGRPLPGIDVTIADDEVMVRTPTTAARNIDPAFLDRLTDDGWFHTGDLGWFDDDGFLWLDGRVSDMINRGGLKVFPGTVEDVILAAGGVREAAVVGIPDERLGEVPWAFVVRRDHDVTEDSLTEWCRDRLTPYRVPVRFVFVDRLPRNDVGKVVKRELAAMANA; this is encoded by the coding sequence GTGAGCCTGGTGGATCTGCTTGACGGCCTGCCGGATGTCGCCGTGCACTTGGTCGATGGCGAGGTGTCGCGCGACGAGCTGGTGGCCAGCTCCGACCAACTCGGTGCGCTGCTCACGGGGATCGGATTGGCGACGGGGCAGGTTGCCGCCGCCATGCTGCCCAACGACGCAACCACCATCGCCGCCCTGTTCGGCACGTGGCGCGCCGGTGGGGTGTACACACCGCTGAACCCGAGGGCGGCCGACGTCGAGGTCGTGGCCCAGCTGAAGACGCTGCGGCCCGTCGCCGTCATCACGACGCCCGAACTGGCGCCGAGATTCTCGATGTTCGAAATCCCCGTCGTTACCGGTGATGCGCTGGCGTGGGCAACGGCGGCAAGGCGCGACTTGCCAGCGCACCCGCGGTCCTACGACGACGATGTGGCACTGCTGCAGTTCACCTCCGGCACCACGGGCCCGCCGAAGCCGGTGCCACTTCGGCACACCACGGTGCTCGACCTGATCGACCGGCTGTTGGCGAAACTCCGCGGAACGAAAGCCACTACCGACGCACCGAAGCGTCCGCCGATGCCGAACCTCGTGCCGTTGTCGTTGTCGTTGTGGGCGGGTATCTACCAGGTGCTGTTCGCGTTCCGGGCTGGTTCGGGCGTGGTGCTCATGGAGCGATTCTCCCCGTCGGACTTCGCCGCGCTGGTTCGGCGGCACCGGCTGCGTTCCACAGTGCTGCCGCCAGCGGCGCTCACCATGGTGTTGCACGACGACTCGGTCACGGACCTGTCGCCGCTGAAGATCGTGCGATCGATCACCGCTCCCCTGTCACCGGTTCAAGCGGCCCGATTCAGGGACAAGTTCGGCGTGATCGTGCTGAACTCCTACGGCCAGACCGAACTCGGTGGCGAGGTGGTGGGGTGGTCGGCTGCCGACGCACGCGAGTGGGGAGAGACCAAGCTCGGATCGGTGGGGCGGCCTCTGCCCGGCATCGACGTCACCATTGCCGATGACGAGGTGATGGTGCGCACGCCGACGACCGCGGCGCGCAACATCGATCCGGCCTTCCTCGACCGGCTCACGGATGACGGCTGGTTTCACACCGGCGATTTAGGCTGGTTCGACGACGACGGGTTCCTCTGGCTCGACGGCCGGGTGTCCGACATGATCAACCGCGGCGGCCTCAAGGTCTTCCCGGGCACCGTCGAAGACGTCATTCTCGCCGCCGGCGGCGTGCGGGAAGCCGCCGTCGTGGGCATCCCCGACGAGCGGCTCGGCGAGGTGCCCTGGGCATTCGTCGTGCGACGCGATCACGACGTGACAGAAGACAGCCTCACCGAGTGGTGCCGGGATCGATTGACGCCGTACCGCGTACCCGTGCGATTCGTGTTCGTCGACCGGCTGCCGCGCAACGACGTTGGCAAGGTGGTCAAGCGCGAGCTCGCCGCCATGGCCAATGCATGA
- a CDS encoding SDR family NAD(P)-dependent oxidoreductase, which produces MQSMTFDNQVAIVTGAGGGLGRCHALELARRGARVVVNDLGSTVDGSGASMSAAQAVVDEITAAGGTAIANGDSVATEGGGAAIVAAAMDAFGQVDILVNNAGILRDAAFKNMTAEQVDAVIAVHLAGAFNVTRAVWPIMRAQNYGRIVQTTSGTGLFGNFGQANYGAAKMGLVGMMHVLAIEGARNGIAINAIAPIARTRMTEDIMGEAGKAMHPELVTPVVIYLCHRSCDRTAHIYSVGAGKVSRVFIGVTKGIEDTSLTAESVASSIDEIDDSATFTIRGGPTAA; this is translated from the coding sequence ATGCAGTCAATGACTTTCGATAACCAGGTGGCCATCGTCACCGGCGCCGGTGGCGGGCTTGGCCGCTGCCACGCCCTCGAGCTCGCACGGCGCGGTGCCCGCGTCGTGGTCAACGACCTGGGCAGCACCGTGGACGGCAGCGGCGCGTCGATGTCGGCGGCCCAGGCCGTGGTCGACGAGATCACAGCGGCGGGCGGCACCGCGATCGCCAACGGTGACTCGGTGGCCACCGAGGGCGGCGGCGCGGCGATCGTCGCGGCGGCGATGGACGCCTTCGGCCAAGTCGATATTCTGGTGAACAACGCGGGTATTCTGCGCGACGCGGCGTTCAAGAACATGACCGCCGAGCAGGTCGATGCGGTCATCGCGGTACACCTTGCCGGCGCATTCAACGTGACGCGGGCGGTGTGGCCGATCATGCGGGCGCAGAATTACGGACGAATCGTTCAGACCACCTCTGGCACTGGTCTTTTCGGCAATTTCGGTCAGGCAAACTACGGCGCCGCGAAGATGGGCCTCGTCGGCATGATGCACGTTCTCGCCATCGAAGGCGCCCGCAACGGCATCGCGATCAATGCCATCGCCCCCATCGCACGGACGCGGATGACCGAGGACATCATGGGGGAGGCCGGTAAGGCCATGCATCCCGAGCTTGTCACTCCGGTGGTGATCTACCTGTGCCATCGGTCGTGCGATCGAACCGCGCACATCTACTCGGTCGGCGCGGGGAAGGTGTCACGGGTGTTCATCGGCGTCACCAAGGGAATCGAGGACACGTCTTTGACGGCGGAGTCGGTGGCGTCGTCGATCGACGAGATCGACGACAGCGCCACGTTCACCATTCGGGGCGGACCCACCGCGGCCTAA
- a CDS encoding SDR family NAD(P)-dependent oxidoreductase, producing MTINDYTVLVTGAGGGVGHGIARALAVDGAHVFVATRSESGRAVAAELSEAGCRATWVRCDVTVAESVIDAVEAAVMTTGRLDALVHNATSNASSKPHRLEDVDESLWRDHIGVSVTGAYHCASAAFQALRERAGTFLVMTSPAGIEGSATLPLYATVKGALRGFAKSLAREWGAYGITVNVISPLAYSPAMTAAIEADPAMEERLARRIPLARIGDPQLDIGSAVTFLVGPKARYLTGQTIGVDGGHFTNL from the coding sequence ATGACGATCAACGATTACACGGTTCTGGTCACTGGAGCCGGCGGCGGTGTCGGGCACGGCATCGCGCGTGCCCTCGCGGTCGACGGCGCGCACGTCTTCGTCGCCACCCGATCGGAAAGTGGGCGGGCGGTCGCTGCGGAACTCAGCGAGGCCGGTTGTCGGGCGACCTGGGTCCGCTGCGACGTCACCGTAGCCGAGTCGGTCATCGACGCCGTCGAGGCCGCGGTGATGACGACCGGGCGCCTGGATGCGCTGGTACACAATGCCACAAGCAACGCATCCAGCAAGCCGCACCGACTCGAGGACGTCGATGAGTCGCTGTGGCGCGACCACATCGGCGTGTCAGTGACCGGCGCCTATCACTGTGCGAGCGCCGCCTTCCAAGCTCTGCGTGAACGGGCAGGGACATTCTTGGTGATGACCTCACCCGCCGGAATCGAAGGCAGCGCCACACTGCCGCTCTATGCCACGGTGAAGGGCGCACTGCGGGGCTTCGCCAAAAGCCTGGCCCGCGAATGGGGCGCCTACGGCATCACGGTCAATGTGATATCGCCGCTTGCATATTCACCGGCGATGACGGCGGCGATCGAAGCCGACCCCGCGATGGAGGAGCGGCTCGCACGCCGGATCCCACTGGCACGCATCGGCGATCCACAACTCGACATCGGTTCGGCGGTCACTTTCCTCGTGGGCCCCAAGGCCAGGTATCTCACCGGTCAGACGATAGGGGTCGACGGCGGCCACTTCACCAACCTCTAG
- a CDS encoding TIGR03619 family F420-dependent LLM class oxidoreductase: MEIGLVLPHSGPNASPSFIRDFAQTAEGCGVDRLWAVDHLVLPRHTDSLYPLGRRPTPVADGWLADNLAPNFELMTTLSWVAGLTSTIGLGSSVAVLPLRNPIGNARQLASLDAFSGGRLVYGVGVGWLREEATAMGMPWDNRGARSEEHIELLRTLWCADDPYVEFHGKFYDFAPMDPRPHPARPIPILVGGHSDTALDRAARVGDGWISAPTSVGRLAELVATLNRLTNERGRSSASLYKVASTAYSGARSLAESCDAYRRLGIDHVQVLIPADDPRRIIDRLPEVADAASE; encoded by the coding sequence GTGGAAATCGGTCTTGTTCTTCCGCACAGCGGCCCGAACGCGTCACCGTCGTTCATCCGCGACTTCGCGCAGACCGCCGAGGGTTGCGGAGTCGACCGGCTCTGGGCGGTCGACCATCTCGTTTTGCCCCGTCACACCGATTCGCTGTATCCGCTGGGCCGCAGGCCCACGCCAGTCGCCGACGGCTGGCTCGCCGACAATCTCGCCCCCAACTTCGAACTGATGACGACGCTCAGTTGGGTTGCCGGGTTGACGAGCACCATCGGGCTCGGATCATCGGTCGCCGTACTGCCGCTTCGCAATCCGATCGGCAACGCAAGGCAACTCGCTTCGCTCGACGCGTTCTCGGGCGGCCGGCTCGTGTACGGCGTCGGAGTCGGGTGGTTGAGGGAAGAGGCGACGGCGATGGGCATGCCATGGGACAACCGTGGCGCCCGCAGCGAAGAGCACATCGAGTTGTTGCGCACTCTATGGTGTGCGGACGATCCCTACGTCGAATTCCACGGAAAATTCTATGATTTCGCACCGATGGATCCCCGGCCGCACCCCGCACGACCCATTCCGATCCTGGTGGGCGGGCACTCTGACACCGCGCTCGACCGAGCGGCGCGTGTCGGCGACGGATGGATTTCCGCGCCGACGTCCGTTGGACGGCTGGCCGAGCTCGTCGCGACTCTGAACCGGTTAACCAACGAGCGCGGCAGATCGTCGGCGAGCTTGTACAAGGTCGCATCCACCGCTTATTCCGGCGCACGATCATTGGCCGAGTCGTGCGATGCCTACCGTCGACTGGGCATCGATCATGTTCAGGTCCTGATACCCGCTGACGATCCGCGCCGCATCATCGACCGGCTGCCGGAGGTCGCTGATGCTGCGAGCGAGTGA
- a CDS encoding acyl-CoA dehydrogenase family protein yields MTPLPITEATSAADAVAVVEQWVDAEVPASWRAAAAQSPVALRAVRSPAEYRQWYPVFAESGLVVPTWAREYGGLGIGNEVARAIDRVLRPLRLSRLNPLGLNNAAAALFSHGTEEQRLRFLPPIVRNEEKWCQLFSEPGAGSDLASLATRAVRDADGWLISGQKVWTTWADEADFAILLARTDPDAPKHKGITYFLLDMRQAGVEVRPLRQITGEAEFNEVFIDDARVPDAHRVGEVNDGWRVSASTLSSERLMVSGSGSGGMGRLGGSGADRLIELARETGRWDDPVVRNKIMRLWAQEQIRGWTNDRVRAALSAGQSPGAASSIGKVHQATLNQQIQDLMVDLLGTDAIAWPATDDPDALPRDVHGMLRSLANGTEGGTTDINKNILGERVLGLPKEPDPWKGKPWKDIPRS; encoded by the coding sequence GTGACGCCGCTGCCGATCACCGAGGCGACCAGTGCCGCCGACGCCGTCGCGGTGGTCGAACAATGGGTCGACGCCGAGGTACCGGCATCCTGGCGCGCCGCGGCCGCGCAGAGTCCCGTCGCCCTGCGCGCGGTGCGGAGCCCCGCGGAGTACCGGCAGTGGTATCCGGTTTTCGCCGAGTCCGGTCTTGTGGTGCCGACGTGGGCGCGCGAATACGGCGGTCTGGGGATCGGCAACGAGGTGGCCAGGGCGATCGATAGAGTGCTGCGTCCACTGCGGCTGTCCCGGCTGAACCCGTTGGGGCTCAACAACGCCGCCGCGGCGTTGTTCAGCCACGGTACGGAAGAACAGCGGTTGCGCTTCCTGCCGCCGATCGTGCGCAACGAGGAGAAGTGGTGTCAGCTCTTCAGTGAGCCCGGCGCGGGGTCGGACCTCGCGTCGTTGGCGACGCGGGCCGTCCGGGACGCGGACGGCTGGCTGATCTCGGGCCAGAAGGTCTGGACCACGTGGGCCGACGAGGCTGACTTCGCGATCCTGCTCGCACGAACCGATCCGGATGCGCCCAAGCACAAGGGCATCACCTACTTCCTGCTCGATATGCGTCAGGCCGGCGTCGAGGTACGACCACTGCGCCAGATCACCGGCGAGGCAGAGTTCAACGAAGTCTTCATCGACGATGCCCGGGTCCCCGATGCGCACCGGGTGGGCGAGGTCAATGACGGCTGGCGCGTCAGCGCGTCGACGCTGTCCAGTGAGCGGCTGATGGTTTCGGGTTCCGGATCGGGAGGCATGGGCCGCCTCGGCGGCTCCGGCGCCGACCGGCTGATCGAGCTCGCGCGTGAGACAGGCCGGTGGGACGACCCGGTCGTCCGAAACAAGATCATGCGGCTGTGGGCCCAGGAGCAGATCCGTGGCTGGACCAATGACCGTGTCCGGGCTGCACTTTCGGCCGGCCAATCGCCCGGGGCCGCGTCCTCGATCGGCAAGGTGCACCAGGCCACGCTGAACCAGCAAATTCAGGACCTCATGGTCGACCTGCTGGGTACGGACGCGATCGCCTGGCCCGCCACCGACGACCCGGACGCACTGCCCCGGGACGTCCATGGAATGCTGCGCAGCCTCGCCAACGGCACCGAGGGCGGCACCACCGACATCAACAAGAACATCCTCGGCGAGCGCGTGCTCGGGCTGCCCAAGGAACCGGACCCCTGGAAGGGCAAACCCTGGAAGGACATCCCGCGCTCGTGA